The following are from one region of the Cystobacter ferrugineus genome:
- a CDS encoding sugar nucleotide-binding protein, with amino-acid sequence MKALVTGAHGTVGSRLCDFLQRQGVEVVRWERSRVPVDDYWAMEHFVRSVAPDVLFHLAAASSPTQRPDDSWRVNYEWTSELAWICRQVGVRFVFTSSVMVFSDHARGPFTVDSVPDATEGYGNEKRLAEARVFHQYPEARVARLGWQMDFGFSGNQMGAWLETRAREQGRVEASTRWYPACSFLDDTVRALLALAWVEPGLYLLDSNERWTFHEIASALSDWHSGRWRVEPSEHFVFDQRMMDERIRLPSLKARLPALP; translated from the coding sequence ATGAAGGCGCTCGTCACTGGCGCCCACGGCACCGTGGGCTCGCGGCTGTGTGACTTCCTGCAACGCCAGGGCGTGGAGGTGGTGCGCTGGGAGCGCTCCCGCGTCCCCGTGGACGACTACTGGGCCATGGAGCACTTCGTGCGCTCGGTGGCGCCCGACGTGCTCTTCCACCTGGCGGCGGCGTCGAGTCCCACCCAGCGTCCGGACGACTCCTGGCGCGTCAACTACGAGTGGACGAGCGAGCTGGCGTGGATCTGCCGGCAGGTGGGTGTGCGCTTCGTCTTCACCAGCTCGGTGATGGTGTTCTCGGACCATGCGCGCGGGCCCTTCACGGTGGACTCGGTGCCCGATGCGACCGAGGGCTACGGCAACGAGAAGCGGCTCGCCGAGGCGCGCGTCTTCCACCAGTACCCCGAGGCGCGTGTGGCGCGGCTGGGCTGGCAGATGGACTTCGGCTTCTCGGGCAATCAGATGGGGGCGTGGCTGGAGACGCGCGCGCGCGAGCAGGGTCGGGTGGAGGCGAGCACCCGCTGGTATCCGGCGTGTTCTTTCCTGGACGACACCGTGCGGGCGTTGTTGGCGCTCGCGTGGGTGGAGCCGGGGCTGTACCTGTTGGATTCGAACGAGCGCTGGACCTTCCATGAGATCGCCTCCGCCCTGAGTGACTGGCATTCGGGTCGGTGGCGGGTGGAACCGAGTGAACACTTCGTGTTCGATCAGCGGATGATGGATGAGCGGATCCGCCTGCCCTCGCTCAAGGCGCGGCTGCCGGCTCTGCCCTGA
- the yjjX gene encoding inosine/xanthosine triphosphatase, whose product MSMRIAVGSTNPAKTEAVRAICEQAFPGCTVVGVEVPSGVREQPIGTAETAEGARNRARAALGAVPGAQLGLGLEGGVDPDHSLINGVAVVAADGRENFTWGVRFPLPPAIAARALRGEELGPVMDEVSGRTGSKRGLGAVGILTNGLFTRTEMWRGPVACALMPFLHPELYAPPTSRD is encoded by the coding sequence ATGTCCATGCGCATCGCGGTCGGCTCGACGAATCCCGCCAAGACCGAGGCCGTGAGGGCCATCTGTGAACAGGCGTTTCCCGGCTGCACCGTGGTGGGGGTGGAGGTGCCCAGCGGCGTGCGTGAGCAGCCCATCGGCACCGCGGAGACGGCGGAGGGCGCGCGCAACCGCGCCCGGGCGGCCCTCGGTGCCGTGCCCGGCGCGCAGCTCGGCCTGGGACTCGAGGGAGGCGTGGATCCGGACCACAGCCTCATCAATGGCGTGGCCGTGGTGGCGGCGGACGGCCGGGAGAACTTCACCTGGGGCGTGCGCTTCCCCCTACCCCCGGCCATCGCCGCCCGCGCGCTGCGGGGAGAGGAGCTGGGCCCGGTGATGGACGAGGTCTCGGGGCGCACGGGGAGCAAGCGGGGCCTGGGCGCGGTGGGCATCCTCACCAACGGCCTCTTCACCCGCACCGAGATGTGGCGGGGCCCCGTGGCGTGCGCGCTGATGCCCTTCCTGCATCCGGAGCTCTACGCCCCGCCCACCTCGCGAGACTGA
- a CDS encoding phosphatase domain-containing protein translates to MSLPDRIDPRPPRRIYRWDLDKTYLQTEFDSIRDILRTAFQKAHEKQAVPGASALIRELAANGDSRLCIVSGSPRQMRSVLEEKLKLDGVVWDEFVLKDNVGNLMRGRFRALRGQVGYKLPAILESRALAPLEAEEVLFGDDAEADAFIYSLYADMVAGRVDERVLTQILNQAAVYPDEVERVHAAWKKIPVSDPVRRIFIHLDRLTPPAHFADYGPRVVPIFNYFQAALVLLADGHLTAPQVIKVAVEMVQTAGHNIITLSNSFQDLLRRGLPLQQAAAALVQALEGPNALLQALRPMPDIISAFTKRLAALGTEPAPPPARAVDYLAMLHHALPRTHKTRKPPAKPPAT, encoded by the coding sequence GTGAGCCTCCCGGACCGCATCGATCCCCGGCCTCCGCGGCGCATCTACCGCTGGGATCTCGACAAGACCTACCTGCAGACGGAGTTCGACTCCATCCGGGACATCCTGCGCACGGCCTTCCAGAAGGCCCACGAGAAGCAGGCCGTGCCGGGCGCGTCCGCGCTCATCCGCGAGCTGGCGGCCAATGGCGACTCGCGCCTGTGCATCGTCTCTGGCAGCCCGCGGCAGATGCGCTCGGTGCTCGAGGAGAAGCTCAAGCTGGACGGGGTGGTGTGGGACGAGTTCGTCCTCAAGGACAACGTGGGCAACCTGATGCGCGGGCGCTTCCGGGCGCTGCGCGGGCAGGTGGGCTACAAGCTGCCCGCCATCCTCGAGAGCCGCGCGCTCGCGCCCCTGGAGGCCGAGGAGGTGCTCTTCGGGGATGACGCCGAGGCGGACGCCTTCATCTACTCGCTCTACGCGGACATGGTCGCCGGGCGCGTGGACGAGCGGGTGCTCACGCAGATCCTCAACCAGGCGGCGGTGTACCCGGACGAGGTCGAGCGGGTGCACGCGGCGTGGAAGAAGATTCCGGTGTCGGATCCGGTGCGGCGCATCTTCATCCACCTGGATCGGCTCACGCCGCCCGCGCACTTCGCGGACTACGGCCCGCGCGTGGTGCCCATCTTCAACTACTTCCAGGCCGCGCTGGTGCTCCTGGCGGATGGCCACCTCACCGCCCCCCAGGTCATCAAGGTCGCCGTGGAGATGGTGCAGACGGCGGGGCACAACATCATCACCCTGTCCAACTCGTTCCAGGATCTGCTGCGCCGGGGTCTGCCCCTGCAGCAGGCGGCGGCGGCGCTGGTGCAGGCGCTCGAGGGGCCCAACGCGCTGCTCCAGGCGCTGCGGCCCATGCCGGACATCATCTCGGCCTTCACCAAGCGGCTCGCCGCGCTGGGGACCGAGCCCGCGCCGCCTCCCGCTCGGGCGGTGGACTACCTGGCCATGCTCCACCACGCCTTGCCGCGCACCCACAAGACGCGCAAGCCCCCCGCCAAGCCCCCCGCGACATGA